The following is a genomic window from Corynebacterium incognita.
GGAGATCCGCGCGCGTGGCGCCATCACCATCGTGATTGCCGAAGAGGGCGACGAGGCCGTAGAGGATTACGCGAACTACATCATTCGCGTTCCGCAGGCGCCGACCCTCATGCAGCCGCTGTTGGCTACCGTTCCGCTGCAGGTATTCGCTTGCACCGTGGCTGGCGCTAAGGGCTACGACGTGGACCAGCCGCGTAACCTGGCCAAGTCGGTCACCGTGGAATAAAGCGCTCAACGCTGAGGACAGTAAGGGGCAGTGGCACAATGGTGCCATGCCCCTTTTGTCTACCCGGATTAATCTCAACGCTATTGCCCACAACGTCTCCGCTCTTAAGGAACACGTGGGTGCTGATGTCCAGCTGATGTGCGTGGTGAAGGCTGACGCCTACGGCCACGGCGTGGTCGACGTCGCGCGGGTAATGGAACGCTCGGGCGCCGACGCCTTTGGAGTGGCCACGATTGGCGAAGCGACGGCTTTGCGTGACGCTGGCATTAACGCTCCGATCCTGGCGTGGCTGTGGAACAACGACGTCGAACCCGGTTCGGTGTCGTCCGCACTGGCGGCCAACGTGGAGTTGGCCATCCCAAGTCTGGAGCAGGCGAGGTTCTTGGTCGATAGCAAGATCCCGGGAAAGGTCTGCGTCAAGGTGGAAACCGGCATGCACCGCAACGGCATTGATCGCGCTGACTGGGACGAGATTTTCGCGCTGTTGGCGAGCGAAGAGGCCGCCCATCTGGAGGTCACCGGCGTGATGAGTCACCTGGCGTGCGCCGACGAGCCGGGCAATGAGCACAACGCCTTGCAGGGCGCGCAGCTGCGAGCGGCCATCGATTGCGCGCGCAGTCACGGGCTGAACGTACCGGTCAACCACCTTGCGGCCTCCGGCGGTGCAATTGCACGCGAGGACCTGCGCTTCGAGCAGGTGCGGGTGGGCGTGGCTTGCTACGGGCTTTCGCCTTTCGACGAGGAGTCGGGGGGAGTGGCCTTACGTCCGGCGATGACGTGGGCCGCCACGGTCCTCAACGTTAAACCAGTAGCGGCGGGAGAATCCACGAGCTACGGGTTGACGTGGCGAGCGGAGGAAGCCGGTTACCTCGCCGTGGTCTCTGTGGGCTACGCGGACGGATTGCCCCGCGCCGTGCAGGGGGTGTTTGACGTGACCATCGGTGGCAAGCGCTACCCGCAGGTAGGACGCGTGTGCATGGACCAGATCGTTGTCTCGTTGGGAGCTAACGAATTCGGAGTAGCCATCGGCGATGAGGTTATTTTGTTCGGCGAGGGCGGAGTGTCCGCCAGTGAGGTTGCTCGCGCCGTCGGCACCATCAATTATGAGGTGGTGTGCTGGCCGGGTGGGCGCACGCGACGCGTGGTGGAAGGAGCTGTTGAGTAGATGAAGGAACACTTTCCTGCCTCAGGGCGGCAGATGTTGGAGACCGCGGCGGATACCCAAGACTTCGGCGAGCGTGTGGGCCGCGCGCTCGAGGCCGGTGACGTGGTGATCTTGGACGGTCCTTTGGGGGCGGGCAAGACCACGTTCACCCAGGGCATCGCACGAGGCATGGGGGTCAAAGGGAGAGTGACCTCCCCGACGTTTGTTATCGCCCGCGAGCATCGCTCGCTTGTCGACGGCCCCGCGCTCGTCCATGTCGATGCCTACCGGCTGGGGGAGACCGCGGAGCTCGATGCGTTGGACCTGGATACAGACCTGGATGCTGCGGTGGTGGTTGCCGAGTGGGGAGGCGGGCTCGTGGAAGCGCTCAGCGATGCTTACCTGCTCATCCAGATCGATCGCGAGGCCTCCGACCCGGATTCGGAGGCTCGGTTATTTACGTGGCGCTACGTGACTGATCCAGGTCACTAACGCGGACGACCCACCCTGTACGATGAGGTAGATACACAAAAGAACGGGATCAAAAGGAGCCTGAAGGCTGTGCAGCTCACTACGTTGTCGAAGAATATTGTCATTGGCGTTATTGCGGCATTCGTCGCGGTCATGGGGCTGCTCGTCGCAGTCGCCGCGGTAGCCCCGGAGCCGGCGGTCAAGGGCACCCTGACGTCCACGCTGGAAGATATCGAGGACTCCGGCTTGCATGCGACGGCAGTGGCCCCGGCGGATGTCTACGGCGACAAGTGGGTCGCCGGTGCATTTGTGTGCCCGGGCATGGACGCCAACTACGTCAAGCAAGCCCTGCAGCTGGACCCTGCACAAGTGGGTCTGCGTGAGGGGCAGACCGTGGAGAAGACCAAGAACTTCCTCGTCCTGCGTGATCAGGAGGGCGGCGCCTATGTGGAAGAGCTTTCCCGCTTTGACGTGGACCTGTGCACCTCCCCGGTCGAGGGGTATTTTGATACCCACGTCCTGCTGGCCATGCTCAAGACTGAGGCCGACAACTGGGCGCTGGCTATCCAGTAGACCCGGCCCGGGTTTATGCTGGGATGCGTGCGTGTTCTAGCTATTGATACTTCCACCCCCAGCCTCGTCGTCGGCGTCGTAAACGACGGCGAGCGGGTCGCGGCCACCGTCATTCCGGACTGCCGCGACCAAAACCAACTGCTCACCCCGACGACCCTCGATGTGTTGACTGCGGCTGGGGTGGGCTTTGGCGATCTCGACGCCGTGGTGGTCGGGTGCGGACCGGGGCCGTTTACCGGGCTGCGCGTGGGCATGGCTACGGCCCAGGCGTTTGCCGACGCCGTGTCCATCCCCGTCTACGGCGTATGCTCGCTGGATGCAATCGCCCGAGCCAGTGCCGCGGAGAAGGTGTTGGTGTGCACCGACGCCCGTCGCAAGGAAGTGTACTGGGCTGAATATGAGGCCGGGGTCCGCGTCGCGGGCCCGGATGTGGTGCGCCCGGAGGAGCTGGACGTCGCCACTCCAGAGGCCGTCAACGTGCCGGGACACCTCGCCGAACGGCTTCCCGACGCCCTGCGCACCGTGCCGTGCTACGACACCGCACCGCTGCCGGAGCACCTGGTAGCCGCGTGCGATTTTTCCAGCGCGCCGGTGCCGCTGTACCTGCGACGCCCCGACGCCAAGGAGCCGGCGGCACGGCCGAAGTCTGCCGCCATCCCGGACGTTGAGCTATGAGACTGCGGGAATTAATGCCGGCGGACGCCCCGCGCTGTGCGGAGTTGGAAACCGAGCTCTTTGCTGCGGAGTCGCCCTGGACTAAGGACATGATCCTCGCTGAGCTCGCGCGTCCCCACACTTTTTATTTCTGCGTGGAAGACGCCGACGGCGCGGTGGTGGGCTACGCGGGCATCGCGATGATGGGACCGGCCGAGCACCCGGAGTTTGAAATCCACACGATCGGCACGGACCCGAAGTACCAGCGGCGCGGCATCGGGCGGATGATGATGGACAACATCATCTACATTGCGAAGCAGAAAAGCGCGCCCATCTTCCTGGAGGTCCGCGAGGGCAACGCCGCGGCCATTGCCATGTACCGGGCGTATGGTTTTCAGGAGCTGGGCGTGCGCAAGAACTACTACCGCCCCGGGGTGCATGCGGTGACGATGAAGAGAGACGGAGAATAAGACGTGATTGTTTTAGGAGTCGAGTCCTCCTGCGATGAGACTGGCGTGGGGATTATTCGCTTGGGCGAGGACGGCACCATGGAGATCCTCGCGGACGCAGTGGCGTCGTCGATGGAGCAGCACGCGCGCTTCGGCGGCGTTGTTCCGGAGATCGCCTCGCGGGCGCACCTGGAGGCCATGCCGCAGGTGATGCAAGCGGCGCTAAAGGAAGCGGGCGTCGATAAGCCCGACGTCGTGGCCGCAACTGTGGGCCCGGGCCTGGCTGGGGCGCTGTTGGTCGGGGCGTCGGCGGCCAAGGCTTACGCGGCGGCATGGGGCGTGCCCTTCTACGGGGTCAACCACCTCGGTGGTCATGTGGCTGTAGCTAACTTGGAAGGCCAGGAGCTGCCTCATGCGGTGGCGCTGCTGGTCTCGGGCGGGCACACTCAATTGTTGGAGGTTGAGGCGGTGGGCAAGCCCATGCGTGAGCTGGGATCCACGCTTGACGACGCCGCGGGCGAGGCCTACGACAAGGTCGCGCGCCTGCTCGGCTTGGGGTATCCGGGTGGGCCGGTCATTGACAAGCTGGCGCACCGCGGACAGCCGGTTATTGATTTCCCACGCGGTATGTCACGCCCGCAAGACTTGCGCGGTGAGCACCGCCACGACTTCTCGTTTTCTGGGGTGAAGACGTCCGTGGCCCGGTACGTGGAGAAGGCCGAGCGCGAGGGGCAAGTTATCTCTGTCGAAGACGTCTGCGCGTCCTTCCAGGAGGCCGTGTGCGATGTTCTGACCGCCAAGGCTGTGCGGGCCTGCGAGGACACTGGGGCGAAGGTTTTGCTGCTGGGCGGGGGAGTGGCTGCCAACTCGCGCCTGCGGGAGCTGGCGGCGGAGCGCTGTGAGGCTGCCGGTATTGAGTTACGGGTGCCGCGCTTCACACTGTGCACGGACAACGGCGTGATGATCGCGGCGGTGGCGGGCCAGCTGATTTATGAAGGGGCGGAGCCGTCCGGATATGGCGTGGGCACGGATACCACGTTGGAGGTGGAGATCCCGCTTCTCAGCGCGCGCGGATAGCGCAACGGCGGTATCGTTGCCGATGGATCTAACCACCTTCTTTCTCTACAGGAGCAAACACATGACCATCGGCTTTCTTGTGAACCCGGACCTGACTCACCGCACCATCGATTTCGAGCTGGAACACGCGCAGCAGTTCCTCGGTGGCGTGGCTAACGATCGTGTGGCGGTGTCCTTCCAGGAGGATGGCTCCGAATACGCCGCGCTGTACAACCCGGAAGCCAAGAACAAGGGTGCAGAGCCGAACCCCATGGCGTCCATGGCACGCAACAACGCCGCGACGGGCAACTCGGCGTTCTTGACCGACCCGACCAACGCGATCTGCGGACCGGTCATCTTCGTGGACGCTGAGGGCGAGGATATCTCTGATGAGGAGATCGACCGCATCAAGCATTCCATGCGTGCTGTGCTTAACTACCGCGAGGACCAGCCGGAGGATTACGCGCTGTGGAGCGCGGCCGTGAAGAACCTGGGCAAGCTGGAGATTTAACCCTTAGCACTCCGGGTTGTTGAGAGCTAGCAGTTACGAGGGTAGAGTGCTAGTAGGTTGTTTGGCCCACAGTTGTTCACCCGCGACGACGGCTGTGCTGGACAAGGTCAACCGGCACATACAACTCACTTGAAACAATCGGAGGAAGCATCGTGGCAAACGTCAACATCAAGCCATTGGAAGACAAGGTTCTGGTCCAGATCGTAGAGGCTGAGACCACCACCGCGTCCGGTCTGGTGATCCCGGATTCCGCAAAGGAGAAGCCGCAGGAGGCTACCGTCATCGCCGTCGGCCCGGGCCGCTGGAACGAGGACGGCGACGAGCGCCTGGCACTGGACGTTAAGGAAGGCGACACCGTTATCTTCTCCAAGTACGGTGGCACCGAACTGAAGTACAACGGCGAGGAATACCTGCTGCTTTCTGCGCGCGACCTGCTCGCAGTCGTTGAAAAGTAAGGAGGGCTGCCACGCATGGCAAAGCTCATTGCTTTTGACCAAGAAGCCCGTGAGGGTATCCAGCGCGGCGTTGACCAGCTCGCTGACGCGGTCAAGGTAACCCTGGGGCCGAAGGGCCGCAACGTCGTTCTGTCCAAGTCTTTCGGTGGCCCTACCGTGACTAACGACGGCGTGACCATCGCACGAGACATTGACCTAGACGACCCATTCGAGAACCTCGGCGCCCAGCTGGTGAAGTCCGTTGCCGTGAAGACCAACGACATCGCCGGTGACGGCACCACCACCGCCACGCTGCTCGCGCAGGCGCTCGTCTACGAAGGCCTGCGTAACGTGGCGGCCGGCGCTAACCCGGTGGCCCTGAACAAGGGCATCGCCGCGGCCGCGGAGAAGACCATCGAAGAGCTCAAGGCGCGCGCCACCCCGGTGCAGTCGTCCGCTGAGATCGCCAACGTGGCCACCGTGTCCTCCCGCGATTCGGAGATCGGCGACATGGTCGCCGGTGCCATGGACAAGGTGGGCAAGGACGGCGTCGTCACCGTGGAGGAGTCTCAGACCATTGACTCCTCCGTCGACGTCACCGAGGGCGTGTCCTTTGACAAGGGTTACCTCTCGCCGTACTTCGCCACCGAGGAAGAGACCAACCACGCGGTGCTTGACGACGCCCAGGTTCTCCTCGTCCGCAACAAGATCTCCAGCCTGCCGGACTTCCTGCCGCTGCTGGAAAAGATCGCGGAGTCCAACAAGCCCACCCTCATCGTGGCCGAGGACATCGAAGGCGAGCCGCTGCAGGCCCTCGTGGTCAACTCCATCCGC
Proteins encoded in this region:
- the rimI gene encoding ribosomal protein S18-alanine N-acetyltransferase, producing MRLRELMPADAPRCAELETELFAAESPWTKDMILAELARPHTFYFCVEDADGAVVGYAGIAMMGPAEHPEFEIHTIGTDPKYQRRGIGRMMMDNIIYIAKQKSAPIFLEVREGNAAAIAMYRAYGFQELGVRKNYYRPGVHAVTMKRDGE
- the alr gene encoding alanine racemase, giving the protein MPLLSTRINLNAIAHNVSALKEHVGADVQLMCVVKADAYGHGVVDVARVMERSGADAFGVATIGEATALRDAGINAPILAWLWNNDVEPGSVSSALAANVELAIPSLEQARFLVDSKIPGKVCVKVETGMHRNGIDRADWDEIFALLASEEAAHLEVTGVMSHLACADEPGNEHNALQGAQLRAAIDCARSHGLNVPVNHLAASGGAIAREDLRFEQVRVGVACYGLSPFDEESGGVALRPAMTWAATVLNVKPVAAGESTSYGLTWRAEEAGYLAVVSVGYADGLPRAVQGVFDVTIGGKRYPQVGRVCMDQIVVSLGANEFGVAIGDEVILFGEGGVSASEVARAVGTINYEVVCWPGGRTRRVVEGAVE
- the tsaE gene encoding tRNA (adenosine(37)-N6)-threonylcarbamoyltransferase complex ATPase subunit type 1 TsaE, coding for MKEHFPASGRQMLETAADTQDFGERVGRALEAGDVVILDGPLGAGKTTFTQGIARGMGVKGRVTSPTFVIAREHRSLVDGPALVHVDAYRLGETAELDALDLDTDLDAAVVVAEWGGGLVEALSDAYLLIQIDREASDPDSEARLFTWRYVTDPGH
- the groL gene encoding chaperonin GroEL (60 kDa chaperone family; promotes refolding of misfolded polypeptides especially under stressful conditions; forms two stacked rings of heptamers to form a barrel-shaped 14mer; ends can be capped by GroES; misfolded proteins enter the barrel where they are refolded when GroES binds), whose product is MAKLIAFDQEAREGIQRGVDQLADAVKVTLGPKGRNVVLSKSFGGPTVTNDGVTIARDIDLDDPFENLGAQLVKSVAVKTNDIAGDGTTTATLLAQALVYEGLRNVAAGANPVALNKGIAAAAEKTIEELKARATPVQSSAEIANVATVSSRDSEIGDMVAGAMDKVGKDGVVTVEESQTIDSSVDVTEGVSFDKGYLSPYFATEEETNHAVLDDAQVLLVRNKISSLPDFLPLLEKIAESNKPTLIVAEDIEGEPLQALVVNSIRKVLKVAAVKSPYFGERRAAFMDDLAVVTGATVVDPEVGINLNEVGLEVLGSARRITVTKEDTVIVDGGGTAEAVAERREQIRREIENTDSTWDKEKAGERLAKLSGGVAVIRVGAATETEVNERKLRVEDAINAARAAVEEGVIAGGGSALVQIAKTLEAYAEEFEGEEKIGVLSVARALSRPAYWIAANAGIDGAVATARVAEMANGEGYNAATGEYGNLIDNGIIDPVKVTHSAVVNAASVARMVLTTEASVVEKQ
- the groES gene encoding co-chaperone GroES — translated: MANVNIKPLEDKVLVQIVEAETTTASGLVIPDSAKEKPQEATVIAVGPGRWNEDGDERLALDVKEGDTVIFSKYGGTELKYNGEEYLLLSARDLLAVVEK
- the tsaD gene encoding tRNA (adenosine(37)-N6)-threonylcarbamoyltransferase complex transferase subunit TsaD; translation: MIVLGVESSCDETGVGIIRLGEDGTMEILADAVASSMEQHARFGGVVPEIASRAHLEAMPQVMQAALKEAGVDKPDVVAATVGPGLAGALLVGASAAKAYAAAWGVPFYGVNHLGGHVAVANLEGQELPHAVALLVSGGHTQLLEVEAVGKPMRELGSTLDDAAGEAYDKVARLLGLGYPGGPVIDKLAHRGQPVIDFPRGMSRPQDLRGEHRHDFSFSGVKTSVARYVEKAEREGQVISVEDVCASFQEAVCDVLTAKAVRACEDTGAKVLLLGGGVAANSRLRELAAERCEAAGIELRVPRFTLCTDNGVMIAAVAGQLIYEGAEPSGYGVGTDTTLEVEIPLLSARG
- the tsaB gene encoding tRNA (adenosine(37)-N6)-threonylcarbamoyltransferase complex dimerization subunit type 1 TsaB → MRVLAIDTSTPSLVVGVVNDGERVAATVIPDCRDQNQLLTPTTLDVLTAAGVGFGDLDAVVVGCGPGPFTGLRVGMATAQAFADAVSIPVYGVCSLDAIARASAAEKVLVCTDARRKEVYWAEYEAGVRVAGPDVVRPEELDVATPEAVNVPGHLAERLPDALRTVPCYDTAPLPEHLVAACDFSSAPVPLYLRRPDAKEPAARPKSAAIPDVEL